In Electrophorus electricus isolate fEleEle1 chromosome 18, fEleEle1.pri, whole genome shotgun sequence, one genomic interval encodes:
- the phc3 gene encoding LOW QUALITY PROTEIN: polyhomeotic-like protein 3 (The sequence of the model RefSeq protein was modified relative to this genomic sequence to represent the inferred CDS: deleted 1 base in 1 codon) encodes MERDDSEAAPGSITTTTSSAPTGTPAPNMFVCTQANPTPLSTHFADRKAVQVIQQAIPKPANVTTQYLQQAYAAQQHRIMVQTTAVHEHQQPTALTTHSHASVHQVSQSNSGQSTSPPPASNGSAAQTSPIRQFQATRSSGSAGAIGQHTMLLGNSSSPGSQAQMYLRTQMVILAPAASVSADPPALTSVSSQPGSTQVSSLSMCTHLPGALTAAPSVHLKVTSQGQSLPKMSLCPLKSTHLSQALVETSSMFTPMQSHAVVRQQLHCTPSTKVAAPQLILQSSTAHRQVQPIALQVTPQDRGPPPLSSLTHTTPAPAALLSQHCEVLSVSTPSDQPANQSSVQQQAVVSTSTLPPSCSALLDPPSLHLGPVVEPRAQPLPLSCPPPHNMAFPRLAVPPASLQRLSLRSVHTIAMQSDNILVPDNELPGADAFVQLPFQNLSPPQTVAVDLKVQPPTQKEDPSSEAVQLLKEEEQHAEQVRGEQHTFPPKSGTPTPSTLPSLADLQTCCDSLIHSKDCTGLVEHSCLQSSRSMIQLPEEPALNSIPPSQLCAAVRSSSRLPPASLPASPEGKPSQATIRPHILTHLIEGFVIREGLEPFPVGCTSLENQQQPRLPQDKKLPANAAPACHDLLMDTEQPASNIDNITAEDERLMESLSDELQCEFCAKRGYAHSFLRSKRFCSMTCVRRFNVSCTKRLSILGDQRVKRWPNRPMSRRGRPPSHVKHNSQNHFLMQLHGSYRPDNTKQPANSVSQRGGKESEEEDSPGPMTTRLRLQADRKRSQEQGSGDICTSSTWLSDSSPTQWSVEQVCSYISSLPGCQDMVMEFRSQEIDGQALLLLTEEHLMSVMNIKLGPALKICAYINSLKEA; translated from the exons ATGGAGAGGGATGATAGTGAGGCAGCACCTGGttccatcaccaccaccacatcatCAGCACCCACTGGCACCCCAGCACCCAACATGTTTGTCTGTACCCAGGCAAACCCCACACCACTGAGCACCCATTTCGCAGACAGGAAGGCTGTCCAG GTGATCCAGCAGGCAATACCCAAGCCTGCAAATGTGACCACTCAATACCTACAGCAGGCATATGCAGCACAGCAACACCGTATTATGGTGCAGACTACGGCTGTGCATGAGCACCAGCAACCAACTGCCCTCACTACACACAGCCATGCCTCTGtccatcag GTTTCACAATCTAATAGTGGGCAATCCACCTCACCACCCCCAGCGTCAAATGGGAGTGCAGCACAGACATCA CCAATAAGACAGTTCCAGGCCACCCGCTCATCTGGCTCTGCAGGAGCAATAGGCCAGCATACCATGTTGCTAGGCAATAGCTCTTCCCCTGGGAGTCAGGCCCAGATGTACCTGCGCACTCAGATG GTGATTCTGGCACCTGCTGCCTCAGTAAGTGCTGATCCACCTGCTTTGACCTCAGTGTCCTCCCAGCCAGGCTCCACACAG GTTTCAAGCTTATCCATGTGCACGCATCTGCCAGGAGCTCTTACTGCTGCTCCAAGTGTTCATCTTAAAGTTACCTCTCAGGGCCAGTCACTCCCCAAAATGTCCCTATGTCCCCTGAAGTCAACACATCTGTCCCAAGCCCTTGTGGAAACTTCTAGCA TGTTCACTCCGATGCAGTCCCATGCTGTGGTGCGCCAGCAGTTGCACTGCACTCCCAGCACCAAGGTGGCAGCACCGCAGCTCATCCTGCAGAGCAGCACAGCTCACAGGCAGGTGCAACCAATTGCCTTGCAGGTCACTCCACAGGATAGGGggcctcctcccctctcctcgcttacccacaccacacctgccCCTGCTGCTCTCTTATCACAGCACTGTGAAGTCCTCTCAGTGTCCACCCCCTCCGACCAACCAGCCAATCAAAGCTCTGTACAGCAACAAGCTGTGGTGTCCACTTCCACACTTCCTCCAAGCTGTTCTGCTCTGTTAGATCCTCCATCCCTCCACCTGGGCCCAGTGGTGGAGCCTCGGGCCCAGCCTCTGCCCCTTAGCTGCCCTCCTCCCCACAACATGGCCTTTCCCAGGCTGGCTGTCcctcctgcctctctgcagaGACTCTCCCTGCGCTCTGTACACACTATAGCTATGCAGTCCGACAACATACTGGTCCCAGACAATGAGCTACCTGGAGCTGATGCTTTTGTTCAGCTGCCCTTCCAGAATCTTTCACCTCCACAGACTGTGGCAGTGGACCTGAAGGTGCAACCACCAACGCAGAAAGAAGATCCTTCA TCAGAGGCAGTCCAACTGCTAAAGGAGGAGGAGCAACATGCGGAACAGGTGCGGGGGGAGCAACACACATTTCCCCCCAAGAGCGGGACCCCCACACCTTCAACACTGCCCTCTCTAGCAGATCTACAGACTTGCTGTGACAGCCTGATACACTCAAAAGACTGCACAG GCCTGGTGGAGCACTCCTGCTTGCAGTCCAGCAGATCCATGATCCAGTTACCAGAAGAGCCTGCACTCAACAGCATCCCCCCATCCCAACTCTGTGCTGCGGTAAGAAGTTCCAGCAGGCTCCCTCCAGCCAGCCTCCCAGCGAGCCCGGAGGGAAAGCCCTCTCAGGCCACCATTAGAccccacatcctcacacacctcaTTGAGGGCTTCGTCATCAGAGAGGGGCTGGAACCGTTCCCG GTGGGTTGCACGTCTCTGGAAAACCAGCAACAACCCAGGTTGCCTCAGGACAAAAAGCTCCCAGCAAATGCAGCACCAGCCTGTCATGACTTACTCATGGACACAGAGCAACCAGCATCAAACATAGATAACATCACTGCTGAGGATG agaGACTGATGGAGAGTTTGTCAGATGAACTGCAATGTGAATTCTGTGCGAAGAGGGGCTATGCTCATTCATTCCTCCGCTCCAAACGCTTCTGCTCCATGACCTGCGTCAGAAG GTTCAATGTGAGCTGTACAAAGCGCCTCAGCATACTAGGGGACCAAAGAGTGAAGCGCTGGCCAAACAGACCCATGAGCCGTAGAGGGCGTCCACCCAGTCATGTCAAGCATAACTCACAGAATCACTTCCTTAtgcag CTTCATGGATCCTATAGACCTGACAATACGAAGCAACCAGCCAACTCTGTATCCCAGCGtggagggaaggagagtgaggaagaagacTCTCCAGGTCCCATGACGACAAGACTGCGTctgcaggcagacagaaagagaagccAGGAACAAGGAAGTGGGGACATCTGCACCAGCTCCACCTGGCTGTCAGACTCCTCCCCTACACAGTGGAGTGTGGAACAGGTCTGCTCCTATATCAGCTCTTTACCAG